The genomic region TTCCCATATATATATACATGCTATACCACCACGCATGCATTATGCATGGCGGCGGCTGCAGGTGCGTGACGAATTGAACGAGTTCTTCGTTCTGTGCATTGTTTATTGTTGCAGCCGAAACGCTCGGCTTCGAGAGCTACGCGCCGCCGTACCTCAGCCCGCAGGCGTCGGGGAAGAACCTGCTCACCGGCGCCAACTTCGCCTCCGCGGCGTCCAGCTACTACGACGACACGGCGGCCATGTATGTAAGTACCACATCATCGTTCAGATGCTGTTGCTTTAATTTGTTGAGGCTAGCTAGCTGCTAACTGCTATATATAATATGCCCTTGCGCACGCGTACGTGCAGGACGCGATCACGCTGACCCAGCAGCTCAAGTACTACAAGGAGTACCAGTCGAAGCTGGCGGCGGTGGCCGGGCGCGCCAGGGCTCGCGCCATCCTCGGCGACGCGCTCTACGTCGTCAGCACGGGCACCGGCGATTTCCTCCAGAACTACTACCACAACGCCTCCCTGTCCCACCGCTACGACGTCGAGCAGTACACCGACCTCCTCGTCGGCATCTTCTCCGGCTTCGCCAACGTATAATACTAATACGTCATCATCCTGATCCATCAGATCGACACTCACCTACCCATCCGAGATCCTTTTGCTTCATTCATCATTAAATCGATCTGGGATGAGTACGTTGTTGGTTGCAGGAGCTGTACAGGCTGGGGGCGCGGCGGATCGGCGTCACGTCCATGCCGCCGCTGGGCTGCCTGCCGGCGTCCATCAGGCTGTACGGCGACGGCAAGGGAGCGTGCGTGCCGAGGCTCAACCGCGACGCCGAGACCTTCAACGCCAAGCTGAACGCCACCGTCAAGGCGCTCAAGCGGCGGCACGCCGACCTCAAGCTCGCCATCCTCGACATCTACACGCCCCTCCGCAAACTCGCACAAGACCCCGCGGCTTACGGTATGTACGTGCGTGTTCAACAGTGCCGTACGTGCGCGGTCGAGATCATGACACTGACACGCATGCATGCATGGTGGTGTAGGCTTCGCCGACGCTAGAGGGACGTGCTGCCGGACGGGGACGGCCAAGACGAGGGTGTACCTCTGCAACCCGACGACGGCCGGGACGTGCCGGAACGCCAGCAGCTACGTGTTCTTCGACGCCGTCCACCCGTCGGAGGCTGCCAACGTCTTCATCGCGGAGTCCACGGTCGACGCGGGCATCGAGCTGGTCACCTAGCTAGTAGGAATAATAAAGGAGACGACACACATCTGCAGATCTGCTCACATGTTTCCTGCTCCATCGAAACAGAACTACGTACAGTGTCTGGAATAGCCAGTGAAATTAAAAATTGCACCGTCGGCCCTGCCCTTTTCGTAATGTTGTGGAGCAGTTTCCTGTTCCATCTGTAGCCGCTCACCAGTTTCCTGTTTCCATCCAAGAAAACAACGGTACACCTTGAATTGCCTGTGAAATTGCACCATCTATCTCCCTACCATTCTTGTAATATTGTTGATCATATACTATGCGTACGTGCGTTTTCCTATATATCATGCATAATatgaggtgtttggtttctaggaactagtttttagtccctacattttagtCCATAAATTGATAAATATAAAAACTAAAACTCCCTGTTTATTTGTtaacttagagcaactccaatagttatatATAATTATACTACATAAATCCTAGATTTAGCAAGTTCTCAAATAATATAGGAAACAAAAAACTCATGTTCTCTAATAGTTCTTTATACATTATTTTCTAAATATGTCAAAACTTGTCATGTCACCAGTGGGACCGTTAGGGACGATGAATTTAACTTGGTAAATTGTGTTGGACTTTTGATTTGGTGCCGCAATTGTTTATTCATATATTTCCGACATGTGCACGTGAAGTTGCTGTATTGTCAATTGTTTAATCTCTAGCTGACTAGCTGCCGCAATTGTGCATCACCAACCCCTGATATATGGGCTCTATTAACATATCTTTAATGCATAGTTGAAAAAAGGCATCCAAATACAAAAATTACATTCAGTCTTTTGTTTATGGAGTTGGTAAATGGTTGCTAAATGTAGGGAGCAAATCAGGTTAGATGGAAAGTAGTTAAATTTAGGGAGTTTATTGAGAGAACTGTTGAAGAGAAGTTTTATTTTAGCTggctaaattattgatttagggaGTCTTTTAGAGAACTACTCGAGTTGCTCTTAGGGACTAAAAAGTTAGAccttagaaaccaaacaccccttataTACGTACTTGAATTAATTTACTGATAGTACCTCACAGATGCGGGGGCTCTATCCTCCCAGCAGTGTTATGGGGGGTATTAAGAATATAATACATTGAAATTCTGAATCCAATAATAACTGACTAATACTAACTAACAAAGTTCAACCAGCATCTTCAACTTTGTGTGTTTGACGACGGGTTCATACAGAAAGGGACTGAAACACAACAGCCAACGATAAACTATACACACCAAAGCGGCAACAGAGTACAGGTATATATCAAATTCAGCTGCTGAAATTAATGCTGATGTCCTATAAGGAAACACACTTCATTCGGCTGCATTAACTCAACAGGAAAATAACACGTTACCTGCAGACGGCAGTCCATTTGTGCTCCGGCGTCTCAACTAGCACTAGCAGTGGGAACGTGCAGCGTTCAGAGTAGACTATTCTTTCTTCATTTCCCAGAACCATGTATCGAGAAGAAACTAGCACTAGCACTAGCAGTGTGTTCAGAGAAGACGGCAGTCCATTCGCTTGATATATGCGCAGCTAAGGTTTCGTTAACAGAAACATGTACCGAGAAGAAACGAGAACCCTGGAATACAGGCCAGGCAAACCAGATCAATCATGCACGTACTtgatgtttcctttcctcttcaaGGGAATCGTGTCGACCTTGAAGTGAATAAACGAAGTACAGCCGAAGCAGTGAAAGCACCTCACCAGCATCACTGTTACCTGGTGGTCTTGGGTGTCTGGATTAGGAGCCAGCCGTGCAAACCTAGAACCCTGAAAATAGAAACCAGTTCTTCAGAAGTGGGGAAGGCTATAGCACATGAACAGCATTAGCACGTGATAAGCCTAGTCCTAACAACCACCAACAATATAGCTAGCATTCATGACTTTATTTGAGCAAAGGGATGCAATTATATGTCGGTTCAAGCTGATGGCTGGCCCACTATTAATGGCTCCTCAGACGGCAGTGGCACAGTGCGCGGCATTTGTGGAGACGTGAACAGCTACTGAAACCAGGGCAAAGAAAGAGAAACGCATTGAAGATGTAGGCGGCGGGGAACCTCTACCTTCCCAGAACAAATTCTCCAGCCTGGCAGGATTTACTGAAAGCAGTAGCTACATTTGCAAGTAAAGTCAACTTTTATTACTTCACATGCCCGTGCTATATATCTCatatttgtgtgtgtgtgtgtattaaTTTAAGTTAGCTATAACCTTTAAGTTATCTATAACTGACATATATTATATTAAATTATCTTTGAACTGATCATGATTTATTGCACTCTTTAAATGGATGCGACTTACTGCTCTGGAGGGAAATGATCGTTGTCTGCAATGGATCTGGTCCAACTCAACAGTTCAGAGTTTTGCCTCCTTCAACCACATTAGGCAGTACACATCAGATCGTGAAAAATAGGAAATTTGCATTGTAGATTACTCTATTCAtatagtgaagtttgaaataggggaTGTAATAGAATAGCTGCTGGAGACAACCTTTGTCATTACCATCAAAATGGAAGCTGGCAATCAAACCTAGAAATTCAAATATTCAAGATCTGCGTAAAATTCCTGGTCACTGCTACAAAGAAAGATTAATCTTCTTGCTCATTTCAAGGATAACATCCCTAAATATCTCACCGCCTTGCCCATTCTGATTCCAGTTCAACAACCTACTATGAAGATCAATCACAAAATCTCTATCTTGATTTGCCTGTTCCAACACTTTAAATAATGATTTTACACACTTGAGCAGGGTATGGGGCAGTCTTGTTTCTGAGTTGGCTGACAGAACGATGACATCTATCTTCGCAACCAAATATCAATGAGGACATATCCTCAACTACGTCAAGCCAGATAAAGATGAGATATGCTCCAATCAAAGCCCATCTCTCAGCTATCAATGCAGCTGCCTAAGAAACCATCATTACTGGAATAATCTTTTGTTCTTATTTGTGCTTCATTTGATACCAGAATCTTCCCCAGTGCTTGTGTAGCACAGAAGGATGTCACAGTTCTGCTCGTTAGCACAACTAGGTGATATAAGCAATACTCCTAAAGGAATCCACTGATGCAATATTAGGTTAAAGTTTGAAGGATGGAGATCCGCTAGTTTTCCATCTTGCACTTGAGGAAAGGCAGTTGTGCTACAACATTTTACACAGGCACACAGCTATCATCAAATTCTTTAACAAGGGAGCTTACAGTGTTTATTGGCACATGAAATTTCTCTGACTTCGCAGCTGTGGGTATTTGCAGTTTCCTCCTATGGTTCATAGTAATTTGGTAGCTCAGGCACTTTTTGTTGTTCCTAGCCCAAGAATGTGATATTTCCAATATATTGTTTGATAGCATCTCGCATTGATCATCATTAGAAGGGCATAGCACCCAAGAAAGGTAAAAGGCTGCCCTCTGAACAAGACTGACGTCACTTATTGATTCAGCAGTTGGCTCTTTGGATAATGTTTCTGATAAAGAATCGTGTGAGCCTTCTCTGTAGAAAAGTAAAGCAGTTGCAAAACTGAACCAAACAGGAAAACTAATAATCATGTACCTGCAGAAGCACAATTATAGCAGGTGCAGTTAACTTCTGTCAGACAAATGCTAAACATCTAGTTGTGTTGCATATTTAAAAACACATTACCAATCCCTTCAATGGTTGTAGTTGTAAGTTTTTTTGTGAAGAGCATCTAGTTCTTGTGTTATCCAAATCAATCAAGGCACTGATATAAGAAATTAGGTCCAAAAAAGCTTTACAAGATAAGGGTCCAGTTAGTATTGCAAGCAAGTTTCTTTGATGGCTTAGGAAGTAAGCATGTGA from Zea mays cultivar B73 chromosome 6, Zm-B73-REFERENCE-NAM-5.0, whole genome shotgun sequence harbors:
- the LOC100272736 gene encoding GDSL esterase/lipase APG-like precursor, which produces MASSQLVVVCLFVASAVTVTMNGGAQAQAQPIVPAVISFGDSTVDVGNNNYLPGAVFKADYAPYGQGFARHKATGRFSDGKIVTDITAETLGFESYAPPYLSPQASGKNLLTGANFASAASSYYDDTAAMYDAITLTQQLKYYKEYQSKLAAVAGRARARAILGDALYVVSTGTGDFLQNYYHNASLSHRYDVEQYTDLLVGIFSGFANELYRLGARRIGVTSMPPLGCLPASIRLYGDGKGACVPRLNRDAETFNAKLNATVKALKRRHADLKLAILDIYTPLRKLAQDPAAYGFADARGTCCRTGTAKTRVYLCNPTTAGTCRNASSYVFFDAVHPSEAANVFIAESTVDAGIELVT